Genomic DNA from Acuticoccus sp. MNP-M23:
AGTCGCGCAGGACATCCCGTCGATCACAGTGCGCCCCCTGTATGGTGATACAGGTGGATCGGCCTATGTGGGCCCATACGGGCGGAATTTGCCCGGCGTATCGATGTTCGCAGGTCGGGTGGACCCCACCACACCCGACATTCTAACCACTGGGATCAAGCCGCCATCGGGCATGAAGATCGTGAACGAAAACATCTACAACCAGCCCCTGCCCATTCTCGACGCATGGCACGGCACGCTGGGCGGCGGTTTCCGCTTCTAGCAATCGTCACCGTTTGGCAGGCCCGCACAGTCAGCGGGTTCTCAGTTTTATTCGCCGCGGCCTTGCATGGACCGCGGCGTTGGCATGATAACGCCGCGTCATCCCTCGTGCGGTGTTAGATCCATGGCCTTTCTGTCCGAGACGCTTTCGCGCGTCCAACCTTCCGCAACAATCGCCGTCACCCAGAAGGCGGCCGAGCTGAAACGTGCCGGCCGCGACGTGATCGGCCTCGGTGCCGGCGAACCCGACTTCGATACGCCGGATAACGTCAAGGCAGCGGCGATCCAGGCGATCAACGACGGCAAGACCAAATACACCGCCGTCGACGGCATTCCCGAGCTGAAGGAAGCGATCGTCGCCAAGTTCAAGCGCGAGAACAACCTCAGCTACGAGACGTCGGAAATCTCCGTCGGCACCGGCGGCAAGCAGGTGCTCTACAACGCGCTGATGGCAACCCTGAACCCCGGCGACGAGGTGGTGATCCCCGCCCCTTACTGGGTCAGCTATCCCGACATGGTGCTTCTGGCCGGCGGCAAACCCGTGGCTGTGGAGGCCACTGCGGAAACCGGCTTCAAGCTGACCGCCGAGGCGCTTGAAGAGGCGATCACCCCGCTCACCAAGTGGGTGCTGCTGAACAGCCCGTCCAACCCGTCCGGCGCAGCCTACACGCGCGACGAGCTGAAGGCGCTGACCGACGTCATCATGAAGCACCCCAACGTGTGGGTGATGACCGACGACATGTACGAACACCTCGTCTACGACGATTTCGAGTTCACCACGGTGGCCGAGGTGGAGCCGGGGCTGAAGGATCGCACGCTCACCGTCAACGGCGTGTCGAAGGCGTATGCGATGACCGGCTGGCGCATCGGTTATGCGGGCGGACCGGCCCATCTCATCAAGGCGATGGCGAAGATCCAGTCCCAGTCCACGTCCAACCCGTCGTCGATCTCGCAGTGGGCGGCTGTCGAGGCCCTGAACGGCCGGCAGGATTTCATCGCGTCCAACGCTGCAATCTTCCGCGAGCGGCGCGACCTTGTGGTATCAATGCTCAACCAGGCGAACGGCATCACCTGCCCGAGCCCGGAAGGCGCGTTCTACGTTTTTCCGTCCTGCGCGGGGACCATCGGCAAGACCGCCCCCTCAGGCAACACGATCGAGACAGATTCCGATTTTGTAACGGAGCTTTTGGAAGCCGAAGGCGTTGCAGTCGTACAAGGGTCGGCGTTCGGCCTCGCCCCGCACTTCCGGATCTCCTACGCCACGTCGACCGAAGCTCTGGAAGAAGCCTGCACACGCATTCAACGCTTCTGCGGCGCACTGCGGTAGCGCCGCGATCAACCCTGAAGGGGGTTCATGTATGAAACGGATCTTAAGCACCGTCGCCGCTGCCGCTCTCGGCATCTTTGCGCTCATGCCGGCTGACGCCAACGCCGGCGTCCGCGTGGGCACCCTGGTGTGCGACATCCAGGGCGGCGCCGGTTACATCCTTGCCTCGCGCAAGATCCTCGGCTGCGACTTCAACCGCCTCGGCGGCCCCAACGAATATTATGACGGGTCGATCACCAAGGTGGGCGTGGACGTGGGCATCACCACCGGCACGCGGCTGATCTGGGCGGTGTTTGCGCCCACCACCAGCATCGACACCACCGCACTGGAAGGCCGCTATTACGGCGTGACGGCGGAAGCGACGCCGGGCGTGGGCATTGGCGCCAACGTCCTGATCGGCGGGTTCGACCGTTCGATCAACCTGCAGCCGATCTCCGTCCAGGGGCAGCTGGGCGCCAACATTGCAGCCGGCATCGCCGCAATGCGGCTGAAGAGCCCGCCCCCGCTGGTGATCAAGCGCTAGAGACCAGCGAGCGCCCTCGACGCCCTGCTGGGGCGTCGTGAAACACGGAAAACAAAAGGGCGGCTCTCCGGGCCGTCCTTTTTTCGTTTGCGGGCGGCTTCCCCGTCGCAAGCGGTCAATTCGGTCGAAATCGCGCGAAAACGCGCTTTGTGATGGCGATCACGTGCACATGACGGATTGGTCATCATCTTCAATGCATCGGCAACGGGCCGGAAATTGAAACAAAAATTACAGAGACCGGAGTGATACGATCATGAATATCAAGCAAACCATTGTCGCGGCTTCCACCGCAATCGCACTGTCTGCAGCCGCCATCACGGCCCCCACCGCCGCTTCGGCAACGCCCTTCGCCGCGCTGAAAAGCGCGCAGATCGAAACCGGCGCGACCGCCGTCGATACCGTGGGCAGCCGCAACAGGCGCCATCGCCGCCCGCATCGCGGCCACCGCGGCCGCCACTTCAACAACGGTGCAGCGGCTGCCATCGGCTTCGGTGCGTTCGCCCTCGGCGCGGCCCTTGCCGCCAACGCTGCCCCGCAGCGGGTCTACTGCCGCGACGTGCGCACCGAGCGCTGGAGCCCCCGCCGCGGCGCCTATGTCATCCGTGTCCAGCGCGTCTGCGACTGACACGCACCGATTTTCAGACCGCGCTGATGAGCGCGGTGCTTTTCAGAAAACGATTTTCAACTTCAGTTTTTCAGTCGAAGCGGCCCGCCTTCTTTCAGGAGGCGGGCTTTTTCGTGGGCAAGCATGATCTCGCGCCAACCCCTGTCGGCAAAGATCGGCTTTCGGCAGGAAAGCGCAGACGCCCGGACCGGCTCAGCCGGCTGTCACGTTGCGCCGTGGATGCCGCACTCGATCTTGTCGGTGCCGCGCCAGCGTCCCGCGCGAACATCCTCGCCCGGCGCGACCTTCGCCGTGCAGGGCGCACAGCCGATGGACGCATAGGACTCGTCCACCAGCGGATTGCGCGGCAATTCGAGCCGCCAGATGTAGGTGTCGATATCGTCCTGCGACCAGTCGGCCAGCGGATTGATCTTCGTGCGCGCGCCATCGGCCTCGAACACTTCCATCCTGTTGCGCAGGAAGGTCTGGTCGCGGCGGCGGCCGGTGATCCACGCATCGTAGCCGGACAGCGCTTCATAAAGCGGCGCCACCTTGCGGATGGCACAGCAGGCATCAGGCTCGCGGGCGTGGAGGAGACCGTCGGGATCCTTCTGCGCCAGTGCTTCGGCGGACGGCACAAGGTCGATCACATTGGTAAGGCCAAGCTTTTCGGCAACCATGTCCCGGTAACGCAGCGTCGCCTCGAAGTGCTTGCCGGTTTCCAGAAACAGCACCGGCGTCGACGGATCGACCTCTGCCACAAGGTTGAGGAGCGCAATGGAGTCGGCGCCGAACGACGACACCACCGCAATCCGGCCCGGAAAGAGATCGCGGATGGAAAGCGCGAGCACGTCCTTCGGCGGCAGCGCGCCGAACATGCGGTCAAGCGCGCCAACGGCTGAACTTGTGCGGCCGGGAATGTCGAGCATCGGTTCCACTCCTATGGGCGGGGCTTTATCAGCGGAGCATGACGCTCAGCCGACAAAGGCCTTCTCCACCACAAACAGGCCGGGTTTCGCGTTCGAGCCTTCGGTGAGGCCGGCCCGCTCGCACAGCGCCTTGGTATCGGCAATCATTGCGGCGGACCCGCAGATCATCACCCTGTCCCGCTCCGGCGACCACGGCGGCGTGCCCGCCGCATCAAACAGCGCGCCGCTTTCGATGAGGTTCGTCACCCGCCCCGCAAGCCCGCCGGTGGGCTCACGCGTGACGGAAGTGATGTGGGCAAGCTTGCCCGCCACGATTTCGCCGAGCAGCTCGTGGTTCAATGTCTCGGCGACTATATCGTTGCCGTATTGCAGTTCTGCACGGGTGCGGCAGGTCTGGGTCAGGATGATCCGGTCGAACCGCTCATAGATTTCGGGATCGCGCACGATGGAGGCGAACGGCGCAATGCCGGTGCCGGTTGAAACCAGCCACAGCGTTCCGCCGGGGATCAGTGCATCGGCCACCAGCGTGCCGGTGGGCCGCGGCTTGAGAATGATCTCGTCACCGGGCACGATTTTCGCCAGACGCGAGGTGAGCGGGCCGTTCGGCACCTTGATGGAGTAGAACTCCAGCGCGTCGTCCCAGTTGGGGCTGGCGATGGAATAGGCGCGCAGGAGCGGCTTGCCGCTCTCCTGCATCAGCCCGAGCATGGCAAATTCGCCGGAGCGGAACCGGAAGCCGGCCGGACGCGCGGTTCGGAACGAAAACAGGCTGTCCGTATAGTGCTTGACCGACAGGACGGTTTCGCCCAGCGGCGCCGGGGCCTTGGGGCGGGGTGCAGTGGTCATGATTGCTGCCTCAGAGCCCAGATGCCGCGCTCAGCGCCGCGACTGGTGCGGTCCGCCACGTAAAGGTCGCGGACGGAATGGTTGATGGCGTCGCGCCAGGCGCCTTCGCCGTGCCGGTCGATGCGGTCATCGGAAATGGCGATGGCATCGAAGCCGGATTGGAAGCAGTGGCGCGCCTGATCGGGAATCAGCGGGCCGGTGGCAATGAGCCGCCCATCGTACCCGCGCGCACGGAGCTGGCGGGCAACGGAGAAGCCGCGCCCATCGGCCGTCCCGCCGAACAGGACAGCAGCCGCGCGCGCGTCTGGAACGCCCTCCAACGGCTCCGCAGCGTCGATGACGATGTTGGTGTCCGGCGATGCGCCCGATGTGAGCGTGCCGTCGGCGTCAAGCTGCCACATGAATGGACTCCTCGTAGACGGCAGCCTTGAATGGTGCCTTGCCGAGCCGCGCATAGGTATCGGCAAAGCTCTCGCCGCCGTCCCGCACCATCTCCCACACGTCGATGATCCGGGCGACGGCGTCCGGCACTTCCTCGGCGGTAAAGCCCGGCCCCAGCACGTCACCGATGGCGGCATCCGCATCGGCGCGGCCGCCCAGCGTGATCTGGTATGTTTCCTGCTCGGCCTTGTTGAGGCCGAGGATGCCGATGTTGGCCGCATGGTGGTGGCCGCAGGCGTTGATGCAGCCGGAGATGTTGAGCGTCGGCCCCGCCGGGTTCCGCCCTTCGGCAACCGCCTTTGCCTCGCGCTGGCGCATCACCGTGGACAGCGCCTGCGCGATGGGGATCGAGCGGGCGGTGGCGAGCGCGCAATAATCGAGCCCGGGGCAAGCGATGATGTCGCTCGTGAGGCCGATATTGCCGGTGGCAAGGCCAATCTCGACCAGCGCGTCGTACACCGTGCGCAGCGACGTCTGCGGCACATGGGGCAGCACGAGATTCTGGCGGTGCGTGACGCGGATCTCGGAGGCGGAGTGCCGGTCTGCAAGGTCCGCCACGGCACGCATCTGCGCAGCGGTTGCATCGCCGGGGATGTCGCCGGCGCCCTTGAGGGAGATCGACACAACGGCGTGGCCTTCGACCTTGTGCGCGATGACATTGCGGTCGAGCCATGCCGCGAACGCGCCCTCTGCCTCGATGCGGGCCGCCGCCACCGGCTCGATCGGGAGGACCGAAAACTGGGCGGCGATCCGGTCATATTCCGGACCGGCGAGATCGAACTGTGATGCGTCGCGCGTGGCCATGTCGGCGTGAACGGCGGCGCGGTAATCGTCCAGCCCCATCTCGGCAACCAGGATCTTGATGCGCGCCTTGTACTTGTTGTCCCGCCGGCCGGCGAGGTTGTAGACGCGCAGCATGGAGTCCAGCGTCGGCAGGAACCGCTCGAACGGCACATCCGCCTCGAACAGCACGCCGACGCGCGGCGTGCGGCCCTGCCCACCGCCAACCCAGATGTCGTAGCGCGGGCGGCCGTCTTCGCCGCGGTGGGCGCGCACGCCAATGTCGTGGAATTTCATGGCCGCACGGTCGTCCGCCGCACCGATCACCGCGAACTTGAACTTGCGCGGCAGGTAGGCGAATTCGGGGTGGAGCGAGGACCACTGGCGCAGGAGTTCTGCGGTGGGCCGCGGGTCCACGTCCTCGTCACCGGCAGCGCCCGCAAACGCATCGCTGGTGACATTGCGGATGCAGTTGCCCGACGTCTGGATGGCGTGCATCTGCGCGTCGGCCAGAATGTCCATCATCGCCGGCACGTCTTCCAGCCTGGTCCAGTTGTACTGGATGTTCTGGCGCGTGGTGAAATGGCCGTAGCCGCGGTCGTACCTGTCGGCCAGCAGCGCGAGGGTGCGCATCTGGTCGGCCGAAAGCGTGCCGTAGGGAATGGCGACCCTGAGCATGTAGGCGTGAAGCTGGAGATAAAGGCCGTTCTTCAGCCGGAGCGGCTTGAACTCGTCCTCTGTGAGCTGACCGGCGACGCGGCGCTCCACCTGATCGCGGAATTCTGCGGCCCGAGCGCGCACGAACGCCTGATCGTGTCCATCATATTGATACATCGCAATAAGCCTAGTGGGCCGGTGTGGTCGGAAGGGCAACGGAAGGGCCGAACCAGCGCTGGCGTTCGCGCAGCGCGATGGGCTTGCCGGTCAACGAGTCGAGCACGACGAGGTAGGCGCCGACCACATTGTCGACCGCCTCTTCGGCGCGGCCGATGGCTTCCAGCACACCGTGGGCATCGCCGTCCGTGGCACGCTTGGCATCGTCCAGCGCACGGGACCAGCTGGTGCCCGTCCAGTAGACGATGGTGCCGGTGAGGAGGTCGTTCGCCGTCAGGATGGCGGTCGAGTTCGGCTTGAGCTTGGCCATCACGCGGCCTCCAGTTGCAGGAGTGATTTCGGGGTGCGAACGGCGCCGGGTGCGCGCGTTTCTGCCGGGTGCGCAATCTCGCGCGAGCGCATGGCCAGAAGGATCATCAGCGGCCCGGTGCCGGGGAGCGTCCCGACCGCGCTGGACATGGTGGCGAGGGTTGCGTGAACGCGCACCTCTTCGGCCCGCCCGGCGCTTTCCACCAGAATGATGGGCGTGGCGGGATCGCGGCCGCCGGTCAGAAGCCGCGCTTCCACCCTGGGCGCCGCGCGGCGGCCCATGTAGATGGCGATGGGGGATGTGCTGGCCCCGGCCGCCGCCCAGTCGACCGCGTCCACATCGTCCTCCCCGCCGGCGCCGTGGGCGGTGACAATGCGCAGCTCCTGCGCCTGGCCGCGCTCGGTGAGCGGGGCGAGCGCACTGGCCGCCGCAACGCTTGCCGCGGTGACACCGGGGACAATCTCGAAGCCGAAGCCTTCGGCGCCAACCGCGTCCAGCTCTTCGGCAAGGCGGCCGAAGATGGCAGGGTCGCCGCCCTTCAGCCGCACCACGCGGTGGCCCTCGCGCACATAGTGCAGGATCGTCTCGTTGATCTCGTCCTGCCGCATCTGGTGGCGCCCGGCCCGCTTGCCGACATTGACGAGGATCGCCTCACGCCGCGCAAGCTCCAGAATTTCGGGCGCGACCAGCGCGTCGTGGAGCACGACGTCGGCCCGGTCGATCCGCTGGCGGGCGCGTTCGGTCAGAAGGTCCGCGCCCCCTGCCCCGGCGCCCACGAAGGAAACGAAGCCCTGCTCCGGCGTATCGTTGGCGGCCAGAAGCTCGCGTGCGGCCCGCCCGAAGCCGGTGCGCTCGAATGCACCGTCCAGCGCCGGCGCAAACAGCGCATGCCAGAACTTGCGGCGGGCGCCGCCGGGGGCAAACCGGCCGGCCACATGCTCGCGCAGCGCACCGGCCTTGCGGGCGATGCGGCCGAGGCCGGACGGCAGCATCCGCTCCACGCGAGCCTTGATCTCGCGCGCCAGAACGGGGGCGGTGCCTTCGGTGCCGATGGCAACGATCACAGGGTCGCGGTCGACAATGGCGGGCGTGATGAAGTCGCTGACGTCAGGCTGGTCGGCAGCACACACGGTGATGTTCAGCGTGCGAAGACGGCGCGCGATGGCGGCATCCTTGGCCGCGTCTCCGGTGGCGGCATAGGCCAGCGCGACGTTGTCCGGCAGCAGCGCTGCAAGCGGGTCGGCCAGAACGGGGGTGGTGCCGGCAAGGTCGATCACACCAGGCTCGAAGGCTTCGGCGATCACGACGATGTTGGCCGACGTCTTCTGCACGAGGCGCAGCTTGGCTGCGGCTTCCGCGCCCCCGCCGAACACGATGACGGAACGCCCCT
This window encodes:
- a CDS encoding pyridoxal phosphate-dependent aminotransferase, whose product is MAFLSETLSRVQPSATIAVTQKAAELKRAGRDVIGLGAGEPDFDTPDNVKAAAIQAINDGKTKYTAVDGIPELKEAIVAKFKRENNLSYETSEISVGTGGKQVLYNALMATLNPGDEVVIPAPYWVSYPDMVLLAGGKPVAVEATAETGFKLTAEALEEAITPLTKWVLLNSPSNPSGAAYTRDELKALTDVIMKHPNVWVMTDDMYEHLVYDDFEFTTVAEVEPGLKDRTLTVNGVSKAYAMTGWRIGYAGGPAHLIKAMAKIQSQSTSNPSSISQWAAVEALNGRQDFIASNAAIFRERRDLVVSMLNQANGITCPSPEGAFYVFPSCAGTIGKTAPSGNTIETDSDFVTELLEAEGVAVVQGSAFGLAPHFRISYATSTEALEEACTRIQRFCGALR
- a CDS encoding DUF992 domain-containing protein, yielding MKRILSTVAAAALGIFALMPADANAGVRVGTLVCDIQGGAGYILASRKILGCDFNRLGGPNEYYDGSITKVGVDVGITTGTRLIWAVFAPTTSIDTTALEGRYYGVTAEATPGVGIGANVLIGGFDRSINLQPISVQGQLGANIAAGIAAMRLKSPPPLVIKR
- a CDS encoding phosphoadenylyl-sulfate reductase; translation: MLDIPGRTSSAVGALDRMFGALPPKDVLALSIRDLFPGRIAVVSSFGADSIALLNLVAEVDPSTPVLFLETGKHFEATLRYRDMVAEKLGLTNVIDLVPSAEALAQKDPDGLLHAREPDACCAIRKVAPLYEALSGYDAWITGRRRDQTFLRNRMEVFEADGARTKINPLADWSQDDIDTYIWRLELPRNPLVDESYASIGCAPCTAKVAPGEDVRAGRWRGTDKIECGIHGAT
- a CDS encoding ferredoxin--NADP reductase: MTTAPRPKAPAPLGETVLSVKHYTDSLFSFRTARPAGFRFRSGEFAMLGLMQESGKPLLRAYSIASPNWDDALEFYSIKVPNGPLTSRLAKIVPGDEIILKPRPTGTLVADALIPGGTLWLVSTGTGIAPFASIVRDPEIYERFDRIILTQTCRTRAELQYGNDIVAETLNHELLGEIVAGKLAHITSVTREPTGGLAGRVTNLIESGALFDAAGTPPWSPERDRVMICGSAAMIADTKALCERAGLTEGSNAKPGLFVVEKAFVG
- a CDS encoding DUF934 domain-containing protein; this translates as MWQLDADGTLTSGASPDTNIVIDAAEPLEGVPDARAAAVLFGGTADGRGFSVARQLRARGYDGRLIATGPLIPDQARHCFQSGFDAIAISDDRIDRHGEGAWRDAINHSVRDLYVADRTSRGAERGIWALRQQS
- a CDS encoding nitrite/sulfite reductase; the encoded protein is MYQYDGHDQAFVRARAAEFRDQVERRVAGQLTEDEFKPLRLKNGLYLQLHAYMLRVAIPYGTLSADQMRTLALLADRYDRGYGHFTTRQNIQYNWTRLEDVPAMMDILADAQMHAIQTSGNCIRNVTSDAFAGAAGDEDVDPRPTAELLRQWSSLHPEFAYLPRKFKFAVIGAADDRAAMKFHDIGVRAHRGEDGRPRYDIWVGGGQGRTPRVGVLFEADVPFERFLPTLDSMLRVYNLAGRRDNKYKARIKILVAEMGLDDYRAAVHADMATRDASQFDLAGPEYDRIAAQFSVLPIEPVAAARIEAEGAFAAWLDRNVIAHKVEGHAVVSISLKGAGDIPGDATAAQMRAVADLADRHSASEIRVTHRQNLVLPHVPQTSLRTVYDALVEIGLATGNIGLTSDIIACPGLDYCALATARSIPIAQALSTVMRQREAKAVAEGRNPAGPTLNISGCINACGHHHAANIGILGLNKAEQETYQITLGGRADADAAIGDVLGPGFTAEEVPDAVARIIDVWEMVRDGGESFADTYARLGKAPFKAAVYEESIHVAA
- a CDS encoding DUF2849 domain-containing protein — protein: MAKLKPNSTAILTANDLLTGTIVYWTGTSWSRALDDAKRATDGDAHGVLEAIGRAEEAVDNVVGAYLVVLDSLTGKPIALRERQRWFGPSVALPTTPAH
- the cysG gene encoding siroheme synthase CysG; translation: MDHFPVFYSVKGRSVIVFGGGAEAAAKLRLVQKTSANIVVIAEAFEPGVIDLAGTTPVLADPLAALLPDNVALAYAATGDAAKDAAIARRLRTLNITVCAADQPDVSDFITPAIVDRDPVIVAIGTEGTAPVLAREIKARVERMLPSGLGRIARKAGALREHVAGRFAPGGARRKFWHALFAPALDGAFERTGFGRAARELLAANDTPEQGFVSFVGAGAGGADLLTERARQRIDRADVVLHDALVAPEILELARREAILVNVGKRAGRHQMRQDEINETILHYVREGHRVVRLKGGDPAIFGRLAEELDAVGAEGFGFEIVPGVTAASVAAASALAPLTERGQAQELRIVTAHGAGGEDDVDAVDWAAAGASTSPIAIYMGRRAAPRVEARLLTGGRDPATPIILVESAGRAEEVRVHATLATMSSAVGTLPGTGPLMILLAMRSREIAHPAETRAPGAVRTPKSLLQLEAA